The Streptomyces sp. NBC_00286 nucleotide sequence GTCGGGAGTTCCTGATCGTCGACGAGCGCGAGCGGATCGGTGACAACTGGCGCTGCCACTACGACAGCCTCAGGCTGTTCACGCCCGCCCGGGCTAATGGCTTGGACGGGATGCCGTTCCCCGGCGACCCGTGGGAGTTTGCGACCAAGGACGAGTTCGCCGAGTACCTCGAGCTGTACGCCGTCACCAACGGCCTGCCGGTGCGGATGCAGAGCCGGGTCGATCGGCTCGCGGCCCTCGAGGGCGGAGGTTTCACCGCGGTCCTCGGAGCCGACAAGGTCACCTGCGACAACGTCGTACTGGCGACTGGCACCTTCGGCCGTACGCCGCAGATCCCGGCCTTCGCCGCCGATATCACCCCCCGGATCCAACAGCTCCACTCCAGCGAGTACCGCCGGCCCTCCCAGCTGCCCGACGGGCCGGCGCTGGTCGTCGGTGCCTCACATAGTGGTTTGGACATCGCCTACGACCTGGCCGCTGACCGTCCCACCACGCTGGTCGGACCCGACCGCGGGAACATCCCTCTCGAATGGGGCTCGCGGCGGTTCCACGCGGCATTCCCGTTCATCGAGTTCGCCTTCAATCACGTGCTCACCCGGCGCACGCCGATGGGACGCAAGGTGATGCAGAAGATTCGCCACCACGGCGCCCCGCAGCTGCGGATCAAGCGCCACCATCTGGGCGTGCGCGATGTGGAATGGATCACCGAGCACGTCGTGGGCGTCGCCGACGGGCTACCGCGCATCGAGGACGGCCGCACCTTCGACGTCGCGAGCATCGTCTGGGCCACCGGGTTCCGGCAGGTCTACGACTGGATCGACCTCCCGCTGCCGATCGAGGACGGGTGGCCGGTGGAGTACCGCGGCGTGGTCGAGTCCGTGCCGGGCCTCTACTTCTGCGGCCTGGCGTTCCAGTACGCGTTCGCCTCGGGCGAGATCAACGGCGTCGGCCGGGACGCGGCATACGTCGCCGACAAGATCGCCGCCCACACTCGGGCGCGGCAAACCGCGGTCGCGGCTTGAGACGCACCCACGATGATCAAGGAGGTCTGCGATGAACGAGATTCGAGAACCCCTCGATGGTGACCAGCGCCGCCGCGTCGGGTCCGGCGTCGACAGCCCGCGCTCGTCGTCGCTGCCGCACCGGTGCTGCTGCTAGGCGCGCTGCTGTGGCATCCACTGCTCCCCGGGAGGCCGCCCGACAGCGCCGGCGCGGCCGAAGCGGCGGCGGCCGACATCACCCGGTGGGGCTCTCCCACCTCGCCGCGGTCGTCGCGTCCGCCGCGATCGCGCTCGCGTTTGTCGCCGTGCGCGGATTCCTTTGCGAGCGAGGTGACGGGTGGCTCAGCGCGGTCGGGCTCGGGTTCGTGGTGATCGGCAGCACCCTGTACGCGACGCTGCCAGGGATGGAGTTCTCCGTCGTTGCGGCACACGCGACCGGCGCTGATCTGGTGGCGACCCAGGACGCCCTGGTGTCGTGGTTCGTGCCGGTCCTCCTGGGAGGCTCGCTGCTGTTCACCGTGGGCACGGTTCTGTTCGCGGTCGCGGTCACCCGGACCGCGACGTTCGGCCTGTTGGCCACCGCCGTGGTCGGCGGCGCGCTGGTCGTGTTCGGGCTCGCCCGGCTGGTGCCGGTCGGTGTGGTGCAGTTCTACGTGCAGTCGGCCGCGGCACTGCTGGCTCTGCTGCCGTTGGCGGTCGCGATCGGGGCTGGGCGACGGGGCGCCCCAACCCGTTGATGGACGTCTCGTGAGCGCCATGGACGGGCACCGCTGTGCGAGGGGCCGGAGGAATCATGTGGATCGGCGGAATCGCCGGTCCGCTCGTCTTCACCGCCAGCTCCGTCGGACAGAACATCCTGGGCTCCGACGACGACTGGCTCCACGAATCCGTCAGTTCCTTGGGCGCCGGCAGTCTCGGCTGGATCCAGAGCATCAACTTCGCGGCTTCGGGTTCTGCTTGCTGCTGCTCGCCTGCGGACGGCACCGCGGTATCGAACCCGCGCGGCTCGGGTGGCTGGGACCGGCCCTGCTGGTGGCCGTCGGCTGTGGGCTCTTCACCGCGGCAGCCTTCCCACTCGCAAGCGACGCGACCGGGGAGATCTACGACCCCGGCCTCCACTGGGTCGATGGGTTGCTCTTCTTCGATGGCTCCACCCTGGCGTTCCTGGTGCTCTCCCGGCGGCTGGCAGCGGATCCGCGGTGGAGATCGCTCTCGGCGTCACGCTGGCCGTCGTCGTCCTCTCCTTCGGGAGCACCATGGCGCTCCACCTGCTGGCGCGTCCGACATACGCGCCGCTCCATGACTACGGGGGTCTGGTTCAGCGGGCAATCATCCTGGTGCTGACCTTCCCGTGTGACCGTGGCCTCGGCATCGCAGGCCGCCCGTGGGGCGAAACCCTGGCCGCCTACGGGGAGCACACTTCAAGGCCTTTGACGCCCGTTGATCATCCAGGCGAGGAAATGCTGCGGATCATGAGCGTCGACCACTAGCCTCGAATCAGGTGGTGCGAGATGAGCATGGTCGACGATCTACGCCGAGCCCGCGAGGAATACGAACGCCAGGAGTGGGTGGCGGCGTACCGCGCTCTCTCCGACCTGGACGAGACCGAGCTTCAGGCCGACGACTTCATGGCGCTGGCGGTCACCGCGCACCTCCTGGGCCACCGCAACGACTGCGTCCAGGCGCTGCAACGGGCGTTCCAGGCCTACCGTGACAGGGACGATACCCTCGGCGCGGTGCGCGCGGCGTACTGGCTGACCGTAGTCCTGTGGCAGGGCGGCGAGGTCGCCGTCGGCAGTGGCTGGCTAGCCCGGGCCGAGCGGCTGCTCGACGACCATGGCGGGGATGTGGTGGAGCGTGGCTATCTGCTCGAGCGGGCCACCATGGGGCACATCATCAAGGGAGAGTTCGCCGAGGCCTTCGTTGCCGTGCCAAAGGTCACCGATTGCGGCCGACGGTTCGACGACCCCGACCTGACAGCTATGGGCCTCCACATGGAGGGTCGGATGCAGATCTTCGCGGGCCAGGTCGCCGACGGGCTGAGCCTCCTCGACGAGGCGATGGTCTCGGTCCTGGCCGGGGAGGTCTCACCCATCTTCTCCGGGGTGATCTACTGCTCGTCGGTCGAAGCCTGCCAGCAGATCTCCGACTTCGGCCGGATGGGCGAGTGGACTCACGCGCTGACCACCTGGTGCGACGGCCAGCCCGGCCTGGTCGCGTTCACCGGTCAGTGTGCGGTCCACCGCGGCCAGCTGATGCGACTGCACGGCGCCTACCGCGACGCCGTCAGGGAACTCGAGCGCGCGGTCGGGCGGTACGCCGCGGCCGGCGGGGACCTGGCGGTCGGTCAGGCCCACTATGAGCGGGGTGAGACCCTCCGGCTTCGCGGCGACCACGAAGCTGCGGAGGCCGCCTTCGCGGAGGCTGCCGAGTTCGGCCACTCGGCCCAGCCCGGCCGAGCACTGCTGTGGCTGGATCGCGGCCGACGGGATGCGGCGTCGGCCGCGATCCACCGTGTGGTGGCCGAGGTGCACGATCCCGTCCACCGGTCGCAGATGCTCCCGGCGGCGGTCGAGGTGCTGGTGGCCACCGGCGAGGTAGACACGGCAGCACCCCTTGCCGAGGAGCTGGGGCAGATCGGGAGCTCGTTCGGGTGCTCGGCGCTGCAGGCATCGGGGCAGTACGCCGCCGCGACCGTCGCCCTGGCCCGGGGCGAGGCGGACCGCGGGTTCGTCTGCGCGCGGCAGGCGGCCGAGACCTGGGCGCAGCTCTCCGCGGTGTACGAGGTGGCCCGCTCCCGGGTGCTCGTCGGGCGCGCGCTCCGGCTGCTGGGTGACGAGGAGTCGGCCGCGGCCGACCTGAGCGCGGCCCGGAGGGCGTTCGCGGAGATGGGTGTGAAGCCGGCGGAGCAGGAGATCGCGGCGCTGTTGGGCGAGGAGAAGGCTCCCGGCGGGCTGAGCCCCCGGGAGGTCGAGGTCCTCCGGCTGGTGGCGGCGGGCAAGAGCAACCCGGAGATCGCCGAGACCCTCGTGCTCTCGGAGAAAACCGTGGCCCGGCACCTGTCCAACATCTTCGCCAAGCTCGATGTCGGTTCCCGAACCGCGGCCGCGGCGTTCGCCTACGAGCATCGCCTGGTCTGAGCCGCCCTTCGTTCTGAGCAGTCCCGGCTAGTAGATTGTCGCGGCTTAATTTCGCTGTGTGGTTGGGTAGAGGTGGCGTAGTTTCACGCGTGCGTCGTCGGTGGTGAACTGCCAGTCGACTTGGCGCTGGTTGCTGTTGGTCTGTTGCTGCCAGGCAGCAAGTTCGGCGTTGAGTACGGCGAGGTCGTCGAGGCGGCGGTCCAGGCACTGGCGGGTGAGCGCGGAGAGCTCGATCTCGGCGATGTTGAGCCAGGACCCGTGTTTGGGGGTGTGGTGGATCTCCAGGCGCTGGGTCAGCGCGAAGGCCTTTGCCGGGTCGAACGCCTCGTAGAGCGAGGCGGTGGTGTGGGTGTTGAGGTTGTCCATCACCAGCACGACCGTGGCGGCGTCGGGGTAGTCCACGGTCAGCAGGTGCTCGACCTGGTGCGCCCAGTCGACCCTGGTCCGGCGGGGCTGCGCGTCCACGCGTCGCCATCCGCGCAGCGGCTCGACCCAGCAGAAGATCGAGCAGGTCCCCGAGCGGACGTACTCGTTGTCCTCGCGGCGGTCACGGCCCGGCCGCGCGGGAAGCGGATCACGGACGTGGCCGAGCAACTGGTACGGCTTCTCGTCCATGCACACCACCGGGCGCGTCGGGTCGAAGGGCCGGTGGTAGACCGCCAGGACATCCTCCATCGCCGCGGCGAAGGCCGCATTCGCAGCGGGCGGGATGGTCCAGCACTTCTTCACGTGAGGGCGCAGTTCCGTTTTTTAAGACCCGCCCGATCGTGGAGTGGTCCAGATCCGGGATGTCCTCGGCCAGCGCGACGTGCTTCTCCAGCAGGCGCAGCGACCAGCGGGCGTGTCCTTTGGGCGGCTTCGAGCAGGCCAGCGCAATCAGCCTTGCCTCGACCTCGCCGGTCACCGGGGAGGGCACCGGCGGCAGTGCGCGTTCCTTCCGGCCGACCGTGGCCCACACATCGCCGCCGGTCTCCGCGTACCGCTTCGAGATCAGGCGGACCGAATCGCACGAGACCCCGACCCGCTCCGCGATCACCGCCCGCGGAGCGACCTCGCCGGCCGAGGTGTCCAACGCGAGCAGCACCCGCGCCCGCCTGATCATCGACGCGCTGCGGACCCCCGTCGTCGTCACACGCTCCAACGCCCGACGGTCTTCGGCACTCAAGACAACCGGATACTTCTTCTGCGAGGACACGGCACCCCTGCCCGGCCGAACGGAAGCATCAAGCGAAGCCTGCCCGACCCCAACTCCACCAACCAGAACGACACTTAGTCGCGACAGTCTACTAGTCCCGTACTTCGCGGGTCGTTGATTCGTATGGTGTGACCGGTCTGGGGGTGTCCCGGGCCGGTGGTGTGGCGTTGGGTGGGGTGTGTCGATGACTTCCCGGTCCCCGCGGCCACGGTCTGTCCGCCAGCGCCTTGATGTGGTGGTGACGTCCGTGGTGGAGAAGCGTCTGGGCGCTCTGCCTGTCGCTGCCGAGTTTCTGCGCTGGCTGGATGTCGCCGGGATCGTCGAGGGGGTGTGTCCGGGAGGTGCGAGCGCGCATCTGACCCATGGACAGGTGATCGAGGCGCTGGTGGCCAACCGGCTGACCTCGCCCGCACCGCTGGTGCGGGTCGGTGACTGGGCCCGCACCTGGGCGGTGGAGGAGGTTTTCGGTATCGAGCCGGACCTGCTCAACGATGATCGTCTGGCCCGGGCCCTGGATGCGATCGCGCCGGAGCTGGAGCGGATCGCGGGCACCGTCGGTGCGCGGGCGATCGCCGAGTTCGGTATCGACGTGTCCCGGCTGCACTGGGACATGACCAGCATTGGCCGGTGAGCAGGATTTCCTGATGGTTGCCGACTCGAAGCTGGTGTCCTACGCGAACGTCACCGCACTGCTGGCAGCCGGGGTGGATTTCATCGCGCCCGTCCCGGCCGCGCAGGTCAAGGACGAGGTCCATGCCGGTTTGGACCTCGCCCAGGCACCGGTGGTGGACTGGGTGCCCGAGCGGGACGCGCGCAAACCGGCCGGTGAGCGGGAGGCATACCGGGTCCTGGAAGACGTCCACACCCTGGCCGGGCCCCACAAGCGGGACCCGGTGCACCGGGTGCGCCGGATCCTCATCCACTCCACCGCTGTCGCGGCGGGCCAGCGCCAGGCCCGCGAGAAGCGTCTGGCCCGTGCCCGGGAAGAGATGGACAAGCTCGCCGGTGCGGCGGGCGGCCGCCATTACAAGACCCCCGAGAAGATCGCGGCCCGGGCCGGGGTCATCGCCGCCAGACGCCGCGTCAGCGCCTGCCTGCGCTGGAGTATCACCACCGACGAGCACGACGCCCCCGCCCTGGCCTGGCACTTCGACCAGGACGTCCTGGACGCCGAGGCCGCCGTCGACGGCTGGTACGCGATGCTGACCAGCATCCCCGCCGACCGGGCCGACCCGGCCCAGGTCCTGATCCACTACAAAGGCCAGGGCACGGTCGAGCGCCGCTACCACGACTTCAAGGGCCCCCTCGCGGTCGCGCCGGTCTTCGTGCAGCACAACCGGCGCGTCGCCGCCCTGATCCAGGTCATCTGCCTGGCCCTGCTCGTCTTCTGCCTGATCGAACGGCAGGTCAGATGCACGCTCGGCCCCGATCAGACCATGACCGGCCTCTACTCGGACAACCGCCGGGTCCGCCCCACCGGCCGCATGATCTTCTACCACCTCGGCGAACTCACCCTGCGCATCGGCAACGTCACCGACCCGCCCACCGTCCAGATCACCCGCGGTGTCCAACTCCACCTCCTCGACCTCCTCGACACCGATATCGCACGAACCCGCTGGCCTCAGACCTAAGACGACCCGCGAAGCTCCGGGGCTAGTTGGCAGGCCGTCGAGGGGGCGTTGACGCTGTCCCAGTAGTCCTCGCCGAAAAGACAACGGAGTAGCCGCTGACCTGGGCCGTTGCCGTGGAAAAGACGTGACGAGCACGCCCGGATGAGACGCCTTTCCTCCTGCTGGTACGTGGGAGGTTCTACAGCCCGGCGCCGGGCTCGTCGGTGGCCACGGTCCGCAGGGACCGGTGTCCCTGGTCGTCGAGCTGGGCGAGTCGTGCTCGTAGTCGACGGTGATGGAGCCGTAGTAGTTGACCAGCGAGCTGCGGGCCGGCGAGATGTGTGCCAGGACCTCGGCGTCCACCTCGCGGCCGACGCCGCGCAGTTCGTTGACGGCCAGGCCCACGCAATCGGTGTGCCAGCAGACCACCGCGTTCGTCGCTACCGTCAGGCACCACGCCTGCTCGTTCTGTTGCTCGGGCTGACGGCGGGTGGCCTTTCCCTCGCGGGCGTAGTGGAGCTGGCGGCGAAGGGCGTGCAGGGACTCGCCCTTGTTCAGCTGCCGGGCGATCTTCCGCCGGCAGCCCTCGTCCGACAGGTACTTCGCCGCGTAGATCGTTCTGCGGATCGCCCCATACTCCTTCAACGCGGCGGCCAGCGCGTTCTGCCGGGAGGATGCAGAAAGCTTGCCGACGATCAGGGAGGCGGTGGCGGGCCCGTACTTCAGCGATCCCGCCAGCCGCAGCAGGTCGTCCCAGTGATCGGCGATCACGTCGAGGTTGG carries:
- a CDS encoding DUF4277 domain-containing protein, translating into MEKRLGALPVAAEFLRWLDVAGIVEGVCPGGASAHLTHGQVIEALVANRLTSPAPLVRVGDWARTWAVEEVFGIEPDLLNDDRLARALDAIAPELERIAGTVGARAIAEFGIDVSRLHWDMTSIGR
- a CDS encoding IS630 family transposase — protein: MKKCWTIPPAANAAFAAAMEDVLAVYHRPFDPTRPVVCMDEKPYQLLGHVRDPLPARPGRDRREDNEYVRSGTCSIFCWVEPLRGWRRVDAQPRRTRVDWAHQVEHLLTVDYPDAATVVLVMDNLNTHTTASLYEAFDPAKAFALTQRLEIHHTPKHGSWLNIAEIELSALTRQCLDRRLDDLAVLNAELAAWQQQTNSNQRQVDWQFTTDDARVKLRHLYPTTQRN
- a CDS encoding IS1634 family transposase, with amino-acid sequence MVADSKLVSYANVTALLAAGVDFIAPVPAAQVKDEVHAGLDLAQAPVVDWVPERDARKPAGEREAYRVLEDVHTLAGPHKRDPVHRVRRILIHSTAVAAGQRQAREKRLARAREEMDKLAGAAGGRHYKTPEKIAARAGVIAARRRVSACLRWSITTDEHDAPALAWHFDQDVLDAEAAVDGWYAMLTSIPADRADPAQVLIHYKGQGTVERRYHDFKGPLAVAPVFVQHNRRVAALIQVICLALLVFCLIERQVRCTLGPDQTMTGLYSDNRRVRPTGRMIFYHLGELTLRIGNVTDPPTVQITRGVQLHLLDLLDTDIARTRWPQT
- a CDS encoding response regulator transcription factor, with the protein product MSMVDDLRRAREEYERQEWVAAYRALSDLDETELQADDFMALAVTAHLLGHRNDCVQALQRAFQAYRDRDDTLGAVRAAYWLTVVLWQGGEVAVGSGWLARAERLLDDHGGDVVERGYLLERATMGHIIKGEFAEAFVAVPKVTDCGRRFDDPDLTAMGLHMEGRMQIFAGQVADGLSLLDEAMVSVLAGEVSPIFSGVIYCSSVEACQQISDFGRMGEWTHALTTWCDGQPGLVAFTGQCAVHRGQLMRLHGAYRDAVRELERAVGRYAAAGGDLAVGQAHYERGETLRLRGDHEAAEAAFAEAAEFGHSAQPGRALLWLDRGRRDAASAAIHRVVAEVHDPVHRSQMLPAAVEVLVATGEVDTAAPLAEELGQIGSSFGCSALQASGQYAAATVALARGEADRGFVCARQAAETWAQLSAVYEVARSRVLVGRALRLLGDEESAAADLSAARRAFAEMGVKPAEQEIAALLGEEKAPGGLSPREVEVLRLVAAGKSNPEIAETLVLSEKTVARHLSNIFAKLDVGSRTAAAAFAYEHRLV
- a CDS encoding flavin-containing monooxygenase; amino-acid sequence: MTTQHLETLIIGAGQAGLAVGCHLQQLGREFLIVDERERIGDNWRCHYDSLRLFTPARANGLDGMPFPGDPWEFATKDEFAEYLELYAVTNGLPVRMQSRVDRLAALEGGGFTAVLGADKVTCDNVVLATGTFGRTPQIPAFAADITPRIQQLHSSEYRRPSQLPDGPALVVGASHSGLDIAYDLAADRPTTLVGPDRGNIPLEWGSRRFHAAFPFIEFAFNHVLTRRTPMGRKVMQKIRHHGAPQLRIKRHHLGVRDVEWITEHVVGVADGLPRIEDGRTFDVASIVWATGFRQVYDWIDLPLPIEDGWPVEYRGVVESVPGLYFCGLAFQYAFASGEINGVGRDAAYVADKIAAHTRARQTAVAA